The sequence below is a genomic window from Leptospira stimsonii.
TATTAATAATCATATCAATCAAAGCTGACAAATAATCCTCTGAAAGTTCACGACAGTAAAATAAGAAAGTAAAAATAAACGCAATAAATATAGAGATCAGGAAGCCGAGATCTTTCAGAATATCTTTAATCTTTATTGACTGTAAGATACCTTTTATACCCATTAGTGGCACTTACTTCACCTACCTCTAAAAATCGATAATATATGTTTTAGAATAGATAAATTTTCATCTTGGCTTTCTGGATACTTTACGACAAATTTTCTCGGATAGTCTTCAGTTTTAATTCTCTTAATTTTCCCTTCCGAGTCTTCTATTTTCGCAGACACTTGTCCATTACTTTTGGCAGCACCCAGAATGCCATTGACTAGTTTACTATCTTTCCCGTTAATTGATCCACCTCCTTTTCCTTCCATGCGGCCATGAATGCGACCGATATTTCCTTTGTGAAGCTCCTCGTCCATAAATTGACTAGCCTCTTCTTGAATATCCAAATTGCTCGGAGTGATCTTGAATTCCAAATTGAAAATACTCCGTGCTTCCAAAATGTCTGCAATATAATCTGCACTTTTTTCAATGCTAATTGAAAAAAGATTTTCTTTCGGAAATATTTTTTCGAATAAAGATTCTGCATACTTTTGAATCGATTTTATCGTGAGACCTCTATTTTTCTTGAAAATTGCCCTATGTGCTTCTGGTATGAAAATGTATTCTGTTTCGTAGTGGTTAGGATATATACCTTTCTTCAATTTCATCTCTATTGCTTTATTTTGATTTGTATCTAACCAGTTTTCATGCTCAATTTTCGTGAATCTTGAAAGCCTTCCTGAAATGAGGGTTCCTTCGCTAAACTTTTGCTGCTGCGGAAGACGGAACCATAGATGAATTCCACTCGAAATTTCGATTGGCACCGCTTTATTAAGCACCTTTAAAAACAAGGCCTGATAATCATAAGGACCTTTTTCGGGGCCAGTATATTTGATATTAAGTGCATAATATTCAACTTTCTTATTCTTTTCTTTCTTTTGTCTTTTTGTTACTTTTTTGTTCATATATTCTCGTTAAATTTATTATTGCGATTTCGCATAACGAAAGAAGCTCCTCGACGTTGCGGCCCCGAGCGCCTGTGTGCGATGGGGTTGGCGCAAGGCTTGAGCGACCTTAGTCGCGTCTTGCAAGCCGCAGCGACAAAGCAATGTGTCGAAGACCGTAGTGAGCCTGAGCGGGAACCGTGAATGGCGAACGAAGCGAGGAGCTGAAGTTATGCGATGT
It includes:
- a CDS encoding DUF4747 family protein, encoding MNKKVTKRQKKEKNKKVEYYALNIKYTGPEKGPYDYQALFLKVLNKAVPIEISSGIHLWFRLPQQQKFSEGTLISGRLSRFTKIEHENWLDTNQNKAIEMKLKKGIYPNHYETEYIFIPEAHRAIFKKNRGLTIKSIQKYAESLFEKIFPKENLFSISIEKSADYIADILEARSIFNLEFKITPSNLDIQEEASQFMDEELHKGNIGRIHGRMEGKGGGSINGKDSKLVNGILGAAKSNGQVSAKIEDSEGKIKRIKTEDYPRKFVVKYPESQDENLSILKHILSIFRGR